From Roseburia hominis, the proteins below share one genomic window:
- the gmk gene encoding guanylate kinase has product MSKNKGILIVVSGFSGAGKGTLMKRLLEEYDNYALSISATTRSPRPGEEDGREYFFKSTEEFEKMIAQDELIEYARYVNNYYGTPKEYVVNQLASGKDVVLEIEIQGALKVKERYPDTLLLFVTPPSAKVLKERLVGRGTETMEVIESRMKRAVEESQGMDHYDYLVINDDLEICVKEMHHIIQSEHERVNRNAEFIGRIRRELEEL; this is encoded by the coding sequence ATGAGTAAGAACAAGGGAATTCTTATCGTCGTATCCGGATTTTCGGGGGCAGGAAAAGGGACGCTTATGAAGCGGCTCCTGGAGGAATACGACAATTATGCGTTATCGATTTCGGCTACGACCAGAAGCCCGAGGCCGGGTGAGGAGGACGGAAGAGAATATTTTTTCAAATCGACTGAGGAATTTGAAAAAATGATTGCGCAGGACGAACTAATAGAGTATGCTAGATACGTGAATAATTACTATGGTACTCCCAAGGAGTATGTCGTAAACCAGCTGGCATCCGGAAAAGATGTGGTGCTGGAGATCGAGATACAAGGTGCGCTTAAGGTGAAGGAGAGATATCCTGATACCTTGCTCCTGTTCGTGACGCCGCCCAGCGCGAAGGTGCTGAAGGAACGGCTGGTCGGACGGGGAACGGAGACCATGGAAGTGATCGAGTCCAGGATGAAGCGCGCAGTGGAAGAGTCTCAGGGAATGGATCATTATGATTATCTGGTGATCAATGATGACCTGGAGATCTGTGTGAAAGAGATGCATCATATTATCCAGTCCGAGCATGAGCGGGTGAACCGCAATGCCGAGTTTATCGGACGGATACGAAGAGAACTGGAAGAATTGTAG
- a CDS encoding YicC/YloC family endoribonuclease has translation MIKSMTGFGRCEVSEAQRKFTVEIKGVNHRYLDVGIRMPKKLNYFETAIRNLLKGYAQRGKVDIFISYEDLSEAQVSLKYNQTLAAEYMACFKKIQEDFGLDNDIRVSTVSRCPEVVTMEERTVNEEELWNSLKKALEGAFAQFVETRTAEGENLKHDIITKLDGMLEKVAYIEERSPQIVAEYREKLETKVKELLGDAQIEEGRLAAEVVIFADKICTDEEIVRLKSHIKHMKDTLETADGIGRKLDFIAQEMNREANTILSKANDLEVSNHAIDLKTEIEKVREQIQNIE, from the coding sequence ATGATAAAAAGTATGACAGGCTTTGGACGGTGTGAAGTGTCCGAGGCGCAGAGAAAGTTTACAGTTGAGATCAAAGGAGTGAATCACCGGTATCTGGACGTAGGAATCCGCATGCCGAAGAAATTGAATTATTTTGAGACTGCGATCCGCAATTTGCTGAAGGGCTATGCGCAAAGGGGTAAGGTCGACATTTTCATTTCTTACGAGGATTTATCGGAGGCGCAGGTCTCACTGAAATATAATCAGACTCTGGCGGCCGAATATATGGCTTGCTTTAAGAAGATTCAGGAGGATTTCGGGCTGGATAATGATATCCGGGTATCCACCGTGTCGCGGTGCCCGGAGGTCGTGACTATGGAAGAGCGGACCGTGAATGAGGAAGAACTCTGGAACAGCTTAAAGAAAGCGCTGGAGGGAGCATTTGCCCAGTTCGTGGAGACCAGGACGGCTGAGGGGGAGAACCTGAAGCACGATATTATTACGAAACTGGACGGGATGCTGGAGAAGGTGGCATATATCGAGGAGCGTTCCCCGCAGATCGTGGCGGAGTACCGCGAGAAACTGGAGACGAAGGTAAAGGAGCTTCTCGGAGATGCACAGATTGAGGAGGGAAGACTCGCGGCGGAGGTCGTGATCTTCGCGGACAAGATCTGTACAGATGAGGAGATCGTGCGGCTGAAGAGCCATATCAAGCATATGAAGGATACGCTGGAGACTGCGGACGGAATCGGGCGTAAGCTGGATTTCATCGCTCAGGAGATGAACCGTGAGGCGAATACGATCCTTTCCAAGGCGAATGACCTTGAAGTTTCCAATCACGCTATCGATCTGAAGACGGAGATTGAAAAGGTGCGTGAACAGATACAAAATATCGAATAA